ACCACGACGGACGTCGCGGTAGCCCTAATCCTGACCTTGGTTTAGTGCACGGTGACGCGCGGGCCTGGCACCAGGTCGCGCAGCTCCTCGGGCAGCTCGGCGCCCATCTCATCGGCCAGGCGCAGCGCCTCTTCGATGAGGGTCTCGACGATCTGCGACTCCGGCACGGTCTTGATGACCTCGCCCCGCACGAAGATCTGGCCCTTGCCGTTGCCCGAGGCGACGCCGAGGTCGGCCTCGCGGGCCTCGCCCGGGCCGTTGACCACGCAGCCCATCACGGCGACTCGCAGCGGGACCGGCAGTCCCTCGAGGCCGGCGGTGACCTGCTCGGCCAGCGTGTACACGTCGACCTGCGCACGCCCGCACGACGGGCAGGAGACGATCTCCAGGCCGCGCTCGCGCAGGCCGAGGGACTCCAGGATCGCGTTGCCGACCTTGATCTCCTCGACCGGCGGCGCGGACAGCGACACGCGGATGGTGTCGCCGATGCCCTCGGCCAGCAGCGCGCCGAACGCGACCGCCGACTTCACCGTGCCCTGGAACGCCGGGCCGGCTTCGGTCACGCCGAGGTGCAGCGGGTAGTCGCACTGCTCGGCGAGCTGGCGGTACGCGCGGATCATCACGACCGGGTCGTTGTGCTTGACCGAGATCTTGATGTCGCGGAAGCCGTGCTCCTCGAACAGCGAGCACTCCCACAGCGCCGACTCGACAAGCGCTTCGGCGGTTGCCTTGCCGTACTTGGCCATCAGC
The window above is part of the Phytohabitans houttuyneae genome. Proteins encoded here:
- the ispG gene encoding flavodoxin-dependent (E)-4-hydroxy-3-methylbut-2-enyl-diphosphate synthase, with protein sequence MTAVSLGMPAVPPPPLAPRRKSRQIMVGSVPVGGGSPVSVQSMTTTLTADINATLQQIAELTASGCQIVRVAVPSADDVAALPAIAKKSQIPVIADIHFQPKYVFAAIDAGCAAVRVNPGNIKAFDDKVAEIARAAADAGTPIRIGVNAGSLDKRLMAKYGKATAEALVESALWECSLFEEHGFRDIKISVKHNDPVVMIRAYRQLAEQCDYPLHLGVTEAGPAFQGTVKSAVAFGALLAEGIGDTIRVSLSAPPVEEIKVGNAILESLGLRERGLEIVSCPSCGRAQVDVYTLAEQVTAGLEGLPVPLRVAVMGCVVNGPGEAREADLGVASGNGKGQIFVRGEVIKTVPESQIVETLIEEALRLADEMGAELPEELRDLVPGPRVTVH